The Egibacteraceae bacterium genome contains the following window.
AGCGGCACCGGCCGCTTCGAGCTGAACAAGCGGCCGCTCGAGGACTACTTCCCCACCGAGTCGCTGCAAGGTGAGGTGCGCAAGCCCTTCGAGGTCACCGAGTCGGTGGGACGATACGACGTGATCGCCCGCATCAACGGCGGCGGGACGTCCGGCCAGGCGGGCGCCCTGCGCCACGGCATCGCCCGCGCGCTGGAGGCCGAGGACCCGGAGTGGCGCGGCCCCCTGAAGGAGGCGGGCCTGCTCAAGCGTGACCCCCGCAAGGTGGAGCGCAAGAAGTACGGCCTCAAGAAGGCCCGCAAGGCTCCGCAGTACAGCAAGCGGTAGCAGCGGGTCACCATGGGGCAGCTGTTCGGCACCGATGGCATTCGTGGTGTCGCCAACACGGAGCTGACGCCGGAGCTGGCCGTCGGCCTCGGCCGGGCGGTCGTGCGCACCCTGCGCGAGGAGGGCGTCGCGCGGCCGCGCATCGCGGTGGGCCGGGATCCGCGCGTGTCCGGTGAGATGCTCGAGGCCGCGCTCGTGGCGGGGACCTGCTCGGCCGGGGGGGATGTCATCCCCCTCGGCGTGCTGCCGACCCCGGGCGTGGCGAACCTCACCGTGGCGCTGGGTGCCGACAGCGGCGCGATGATCTCGGCGAGCCACAACCCGGTGGGTGACAACGGGATCAAGTTCTTCGGCGCCGACGGCTACAAGCTCACCGACGCGGAGGAGTACCGGGTCGAGGAGCTGCTCCAGACCACGGCCGAGGACCGTCCGACGGGCGCCGAGATCGGGCGCGTGACGCCGGAGCCGGGCGCCGTGGACGCCTACGCCGACCGGCTCGTGGCCGCGGGCGCCGACCTGGGGGGGCTGCGGGTGGTGATGGACTGCGCCGACGGGGCCGCGTCCGCGATCGCCCCGACGGTGCTGCGTCGCCTGGGCGCCGAGGTCACGGCGATCCACAACACCCCCGACGGCACGAACATCAACGACGGGTGCGGGTCGACCTACCCGGAGACGGTGGCCCGGGCGGTCGTGGAGCACGGGGCCGACGTCGGCCTGGCCTACGACGGCGACGCCGACCGGCTGATCGCCGCGGACCACACCGGCGCGGTCGTCGACGGCGACGCGATCCTCGCGGTGCTGGCCCAGCAGATGCACGCCGCCGGCCGGCTCGACACCGTCGTGACCACGGTGATGACCAACCTGGGGTTCCACCATGCCATGGACGACCTCGGCATCGCGGTGGTGACGACCCGGGTGGGCGACCGGTACGTGCTGGAGGAGATGCGCGCGCACGGCTACCCCCTCGGGGGGGAGCAGTCCGGCCACGTGATCCTCGCCGACCACTCGACCACGGGTGACGGGATCCTGACGGCCGTGCGGCTGCTCTCGGCGATGACGACGTCGGGCCGGCCGGTCGCCGAGCTGGCCGCCATCATGCGGCGGCTGCCCCAGGTCCTGGTCAACGTGCGGGGCGTCGATCGCACGCGCCTGGCGGGTGCGGAGCCGCTCTGGGAGGCCGTCGCCAAGGAGGAGGCCGAGCTGGCCGGGACCGGTCGTGTGCTGGTCCGCGCCTCGGGCACGGAGCCGCTCGTGCGGGTCATGGTCGAAGCCGACACCCAGGCGCGGGCCGCCGCGATCGCCGAACGCCTCGCGGCCGTCGCCGCGGACGAGCTGCGCTGACGCGGGCATCGCCCGAGCCTGCGAGGGCGATGCTCTGCTGTGCCGGGTGTGACGGTCGCGCAGCGACCACCCTTGGGAAGGCTAGGTGACGAAGCGGATGGTGAACGGGTAGCGGTAGTGCTCACCGTTGGCGGCCTTGATCGCGGCCAGGATCACGAGCACGAACCACGCCACCGCGGCGGCGATGAGCACCGGTATCAGCAGGAGCCCCACCAGGATGAACGCCGTGACGAAGGTGACGATCGTGCCCACCGTGAAGACGATGACCATGGTGAGCTGGAAGTTCAGCGCCTCGCGGGCGTGGATGGCGGCGTAGGGGTCGGTGTCGCGGCGCACCAGCCAGATGACCAGCGGCCCGAGGAACGGCAGGGGCACGCCGAGCAGGACGACGAACGCCGACAGGTGGGCGGCCATCGCCCAGTTGCGGGAGTCGGCGGGCCGCGAACCCGGCGGTCCGGCCGCGGGTGGGGGCGGCTGCGGCGGCGGGGGGACCGCGCTCATCGGGTGGCCGCACGGGTGAGGTTCATCGCGACGCTCATGCTAGCGGCCGGGCGCCCGCCGGGGCGCACCGTGGGTGCTAGCCGGGCAGGCGCAGCGGCGGCCGGCGGGTGGGCTGAGCGGCGAGCGTGCGGGCCGCCTGTCCATCGGTGAGCGTGCGTCCGGCCCCCAGGTCGGCCAGCTCCGCGGCGGTCAGCGTCTCGTGGCGCAGCAGCGCCTTGGCGATGCGGCGCAGCTGGTCGGCATGGTCGTCCAGGATCACCCGGGCGGCCTTCTCGGCCTGGGCCAGCAGCTGGCGGACCTCCTGACCGCCGGCGCTGCCCTCGAACTGACGCGCCGCCTTGTCGTCCTTGCGGCCGCCGGCCAGCTCGAAGCGGCCGGTCATCGCCCAGCGCTCGACCATGCGCCGCGCCACGGTCGCGGCGTGCTCCAGATCGTCCTCGGCGCGGTTGCTCGGCTCCCCGAACGCGTTCAGCTCGGCGGCTCGCCCGCCCAGGAGCAGGATGAGCTGGCCGAGCAGCTGGCGCTTGGTCTGGATCTCGTTCTCCTCGGGAGCCGCCCAGATCGACTTGCCCATGACCCCGCTGCGGCTGACGATCGAGACCCGGGCCGGGGGCTCGGTGCCCCGCAGCAGCAGGGAGAGGGTGGCGTGACCCGCCTCGTGCACCGCGACGAGCTCCTTCTCCTCGGCGGTCAGCACCCGGGGCCGGCGCAGGCCGGAGTGCACGCGGGTGATCGCCTCGTCCACATCGTCGGCTGCCACCAGCGGGCGGTGCCGGCGTGCGGCCAGCAGCGACGCCTCGTTGACGAGGTTCGCGAGGTCCGCGGCGGACAGACCGGCCGTGGCGTTGGCGACCTCCGCCCAGTCGACGTTGCGGGAGACCTTGCGCTTGGCCGCGTGCATGCGCAGGGCCTGCTCCCGTCCGTCCCGGTCGAGGCGGTCGATGTGGACGCTGCGGTTGAACCGGCCCGGTCGCAGGAGGGCGGGGTCGACCAGCTCCGGGCGGTTCGTCGCGCCGACCACCAGGATCCCCGCGGTGCCGGCGAAACCGTCCATCTCCACGAGCAGCTGGTTCAGGCAGTGGTCGAACTCCCGCTCGCCCGAGGCCTCGGCGTCGCTGCGGCTGCCGAGGGCGTCGAGCTCGTCGATGAAGATGATCGACGGGGCGGCCTGCTTGGCGTCCTCGAAGAGCTTGCGGATGCGGGCGGCCCCGACGCCCACGTACTTCTCGACGAAGCTGGACGCCGAGACGGAGAAGAACGGCACGCCCGTCTCGCCGGCCAGCGCCTTGGCCAGCAGGGTCTTGCCGCAGCCGGGCTGGCCGTGCAGCAGGATGCCCTTGGGCAGCTCCGCGCCGAGACGGCGGAAGCGCTCGGGGTCGGCCAGGTACTCGCTGATCTCCAGCAGCTCGGTGATGGCGTCCCCGAGCCCGGCGACGTCGGCGAAGGTCACGGTGGGCCGGTCGGCGATGGTCACGGCCGCGTTGAACGAGTCCTCGTCGGGGCCGCGGGTGGGCGCCGGGACGGCCTGCAACGGCGCGGGCGGTGCCGCCGGTGCCCCCTCGGCGCGCCGGTTGCGGTCGCGGCGCTGCTGGACGACCAGGGCGGCGATCGTGCCGCCGACGATCAGGACGACAGCGCCGATGAACTCGACGCGGGTGATGATCTCGAGGAAGAAGTTCATGGCTCCAACGTGTGCGCTCGGTCCGTATCGGTACGCGACAACGCTACCGCCTCAGCACGTTGCGCAACAGCAGCATCTTTTCCGTGGGTCACCGGGGTCGGCCGCTAGCATGCCGAGGATGGCTGTCGTCGCCCTTGCAGGAGGCATCGGCGCGGCGCGGTTCCTCACCGGGCTGGTGCAGGTGGTCGACCCGGCGGACCTCACCGTGGTGGTCAACAC
Protein-coding sequences here:
- the glmM gene encoding phosphoglucosamine mutase encodes the protein MGQLFGTDGIRGVANTELTPELAVGLGRAVVRTLREEGVARPRIAVGRDPRVSGEMLEAALVAGTCSAGGDVIPLGVLPTPGVANLTVALGADSGAMISASHNPVGDNGIKFFGADGYKLTDAEEYRVEELLQTTAEDRPTGAEIGRVTPEPGAVDAYADRLVAAGADLGGLRVVMDCADGAASAIAPTVLRRLGAEVTAIHNTPDGTNINDGCGSTYPETVARAVVEHGADVGLAYDGDADRLIAADHTGAVVDGDAILAVLAQQMHAAGRLDTVVTTVMTNLGFHHAMDDLGIAVVTTRVGDRYVLEEMRAHGYPLGGEQSGHVILADHSTTGDGILTAVRLLSAMTTSGRPVAELAAIMRRLPQVLVNVRGVDRTRLAGAEPLWEAVAKEEAELAGTGRVLVRASGTEPLVRVMVEADTQARAAAIAERLAAVAADELR
- a CDS encoding AAA family ATPase, producing the protein MNFFLEIITRVEFIGAVVLIVGGTIAALVVQQRRDRNRRAEGAPAAPPAPLQAVPAPTRGPDEDSFNAAVTIADRPTVTFADVAGLGDAITELLEISEYLADPERFRRLGAELPKGILLHGQPGCGKTLLAKALAGETGVPFFSVSASSFVEKYVGVGAARIRKLFEDAKQAAPSIIFIDELDALGSRSDAEASGEREFDHCLNQLLVEMDGFAGTAGILVVGATNRPELVDPALLRPGRFNRSVHIDRLDRDGREQALRMHAAKRKVSRNVDWAEVANATAGLSAADLANLVNEASLLAARRHRPLVAADDVDEAITRVHSGLRRPRVLTAEEKELVAVHEAGHATLSLLLRGTEPPARVSIVSRSGVMGKSIWAAPEENEIQTKRQLLGQLILLLGGRAAELNAFGEPSNRAEDDLEHAATVARRMVERWAMTGRFELAGGRKDDKAARQFEGSAGGQEVRQLLAQAEKAARVILDDHADQLRRIAKALLRHETLTAAELADLGAGRTLTDGQAARTLAAQPTRRPPLRLPG
- a CDS encoding DUF4870 domain-containing protein codes for the protein MSAVPPPPQPPPPAAGPPGSRPADSRNWAMAAHLSAFVVLLGVPLPFLGPLVIWLVRRDTDPYAAIHAREALNFQLTMVIVFTVGTIVTFVTAFILVGLLLIPVLIAAAVAWFVLVILAAIKAANGEHYRYPFTIRFVT
- the rpsI gene encoding 30S ribosomal protein S9, yielding MSTIFTGRRKTSVARVRLVSGTGRFELNKRPLEDYFPTESLQGEVRKPFEVTESVGRYDVIARINGGGTSGQAGALRHGIARALEAEDPEWRGPLKEAGLLKRDPRKVERKKYGLKKARKAPQYSKR